The following is a genomic window from Planctomycetia bacterium.
CTAGCCCGAATATTTCATCAGGTCGGCGTTGAATAGGAATAGAAAAAGCCTCGAAGCCCTGTAGACTGGGGTTTCGTAAGAACATTCCGGTCCATAGGCAGGGAGGCTTTTTCGTGACAGACTGTAACAGCAAACCGATGTTCTTTTCCAGTCTCGGCCGCAAGAAAATCGTGGCCGATTTCACAGGCGGAACGCTCACCTCAGACGCCGGGGGTCTGCTGCTTCGGGAGGTCGAGCGGCGTCTGGGCCTGGTCGATCAACTGGCCGGGGTCATCAACGACCCGCGTGATCCGGCCCGAATTCAACATGACCAGCGGGTCATGCTGGCCCAGCGCATCTTTGCCATTGCGATGGGCTACGAAGATCTCAACGACCATCAAGCCCTGCGGAGCGATCCCGTGCTGGCGGTCCTGACCGGGCGGCCGCCGAGCGCGGATGAGCCGCTGGCCAGCAGTCCGACCTTGTGCCGGCTGGAGAACCGCGTCACGCGCGGCGACCTGGCACGAATGTCGCGTGTGCTGGTGGAGCAGTTCATCGCGTCCTATGAATCGCCGCCGGAGGAATTGATCCTCGACTTCGACGCGACCGACGATCCGATCCACGGCAACCAGGAAGGCCGCTTCTTCCACGGCTATTACGACCACCACTGCTTCCTACCGCTGTATGTGTTCTGCGGCTCGCGGCTGCTGGTCTCCTACCTGCGGCCCAGCAACATCGACGGGGCCCATCACGCCTGGCCCATCCTGAAGCTGCTGGTGCAGCGCTTGCGACAGGCGTGGCCCGGGGTGCGGATCATCGTCCGCGGGGATTCCGGCTTCTGCCGCCGGCGAATGATGAAATGGTGCGACCGGCACGGCGTCAAGTACGTGCTGGGCCTGGCCCGCAACACCGTCCTGGAGAAAGCGGCCGAGTCCTTCATGCAGGCGGCCGAGGCCCAGTTCGCCACCACGCAGCAGAAGGTGCGGAACTTCCACGAGATCGAGTACGCGGCGCAGACCTGGGATCGCCCGCGCCGCGTGATCGTCAAGGCCGAGCGGCTGGTTCAGGGGCCCAACGTTCGATTCGTGGTGACCAACCTGACCGACCGCACGCCGAACGATATCTACGACGGTCTGTACACGGCCCGCGGCGACATGGAGAACCGCATCAAGGAGCAGCAGCTCGGGCTCTTCGCCGATCGCACCAGTTGCCACGCCTTCCTGGCCAATCAGTTCCGGCTGCTGTTGTCCTCGGCGGCCTACGTCCTGGTGGAAACGCTGCGCCGCACGGCCCTGGCCGGCACCGAACTGGCCGAGGCCCAGGTGAACACCATTCGCCTGAAACTCTTCAAGGTCGCCGCGCGGGTGGTCGTCTCCGTGCGCCGCGTCGTACTGCGACTGTCGAGCAGCTGCCCCCTGCAGGACCTGTGGCGATCCCTGGTTCCACGACTCCGCCTGATCCCGCCCGCCCCATCATGACCCGAAAAACAACCTGATCACCGCTTGGGGGTAAGGGGGCCCTGCGCGCTCCAACCTCCACCTTCATCCCTCCGCTCACGCACAAAGCCGAAAAACTCCGTCCATCACCATTCGAAGATCACTGATGAAATATGCGGGCTAGGCAATACGGCCAACCTGCTTCCGCTGAAATGGCCTCGTCGGGCAGCGGCGCG
Proteins encoded in this region:
- a CDS encoding IS1380 family transposase, with amino-acid sequence MFFSSLGRKKIVADFTGGTLTSDAGGLLLREVERRLGLVDQLAGVINDPRDPARIQHDQRVMLAQRIFAIAMGYEDLNDHQALRSDPVLAVLTGRPPSADEPLASSPTLCRLENRVTRGDLARMSRVLVEQFIASYESPPEELILDFDATDDPIHGNQEGRFFHGYYDHHCFLPLYVFCGSRLLVSYLRPSNIDGAHHAWPILKLLVQRLRQAWPGVRIIVRGDSGFCRRRMMKWCDRHGVKYVLGLARNTVLEKAAESFMQAAEAQFATTQQKVRNFHEIEYAAQTWDRPRRVIVKAERLVQGPNVRFVVTNLTDRTPNDIYDGLYTARGDMENRIKEQQLGLFADRTSCHAFLANQFRLLLSSAAYVLVETLRRTALAGTELAEAQVNTIRLKLFKVAARVVVSVRRVVLRLSSSCPLQDLWRSLVPRLRLIPPAPS